The nucleotide window AACAAGCTTTTTGCGAACGCTTTCTTTTATCTCCGTACTCTCGATGTTATCATAAATCTTTTCAACAGTTCCGAATCTTTTTATAAGGTCTTTCGCGGTCTTTTCGCCAACTCCGCGAACCCCCGGAATATTGTCTGAAGTATCCCCCCATAAAGCCTTCATATCAACAATATTCGCAGGCTCAAATCCGTATTCCTGTTGGATAAGCTCAGGCGTATATCTTTTTGATTCAGCCCTTCCAAAACTTGTAGACGCAAGTACACAGACAGTTTTTTCGTTGACAAGCTGCAGATCATCTCTGTCACCTGTAAGAATAACACACTCTACGCCGTCGGTCTCACATTTTGCGGCTATAGTTCCAATAAGATCATCGGCTTCATACCCCGCAAGTTCAATTCTGGATATATCCATCTTATCTAAGATTTCTTTAAGCAGCGGCATTTGAAGAGCCAGTTCATCCGGCATGCCCTTGCGCTGGGCTTTATATTTATCATACTGTTCATGCCTGAAAGTCGGAGCGCTCAGATCAAACGCAACCACAACTCCGTCAGGCTTTTCATCATTCATTGCCTTCTCTAATATATTTATAAAACCGAATATTCCGTTCGTAAACAATCCCTCTTTAGTCGAAAGAAGGCGTATCGCATAAAATGCACGGTTGATGATGCTGTTGCCGTCAAGTACAAGAAGTTTCATAAATTCCTCCGCTGCGCGAACTTTTGTAATATTATATCATAGAATTTGAAAGAATTACAAAAAAATACGACCTGTTTAGGTCGTATTTTGATTTACTGACTATTTTTTAACGACAATTATTCCGTATGACAAAGAATTGTCTAAATCAGCATACTCCATATCTGTTAATAATGCACCTGCCTGTTCCAATTGCTTTAAATAGCCAGTTGATACCTGAAATACTGATTCTGTATCGCTCTCATAAAGAACAGTCTGTTCATGAAGACCTTTGAACACGTCTCCGCTCGGGTTTTTAAGGATTTTTGCAAATCCCTGTTTTCCGTAGTTATAAGCAGACGAAGCAGACTTTAAACTTGGGGCTGCTGTTAATGCTGTTTGACAATCTGCAGAAGCTGTTGGTGCAGCTACACCGTATGCCTCAATGTTTTCTACACCGTTTGCTGCCTCTTCCGCTGCGGCTGATTCAGTTTTATCGTCGCTCTCTTGATAAGAATTGTTTTTAGTCACATCGGGAACGTTACCATTTTGCCGTTCATTTTCTGCCGATTTTGTCTCTACTTGAGGCTGAATTTCCGTGGCATTAGTGCCAGCGTTAACATGTTCTGATGAGCTTTTATTTTCCGGCTCTGCTATCTTACTTTCCTTAGCTGATGTTTTAGGTTTAGCTGAAGCGGCGCTTTTTGTACTAGTCGCTTTTTTGGTGCTATCTTTTACTTCAGCTTTTTCTGGATTGGTAACTGTTGAATCTGGCTTTCCCGGGTTATCAGGCTTAGGTGAAGATGCAGTTGTATCATTAGTATTGTAAGAAGGCTGATTAGTCGTATTCGACTGACTTGAATAGTTGCTCATATCTGGCGTCAAAGTTTTATTATTAAACAACTTTTCGATATCTCCGTTAGTAAGTGTAATTATTATAACAGCAGCGGCAGCCGCAATAAATGCAAATGGAAGAGGCCTTTTATGTCTCTTTTTGCGTATTGCCGCTGCATTTACTTTCTGCATTATATCGTTATGCAGCGTTTCAGGCGCAGCAATTTCAGCGTCTGCAAAAGCGTTCTTCATTTTAAGAAGCATTTCATAATTCTCTTTACATTCACCGCATGACTCTAAATGCTTAAGCAGTTCTTCTTTTTCATCGTCTTGAAGCTCGTCATCTATTAGCATATTAATTTTCTCTTCATACTGTTCACAAGTCATTATGAAACACCTCCTTTTTATTATCTATGTATTTAGACTGAGTTTTGTCAAAAAAGTTCCCGCTTGCAATCAAAAGCTTCTTCAAATTGTCTCTTGCCCGCAAAAGACGTGATTTTACAGTACCCTCCTCAATTCCTGTGACTTGCGAAATCTCTTTATAAGACAATCCGTCAAATTCTCTTAATATAATTATCTCACGGTAAATATCAGGCAGCTTATCTATACACCGCCGTAAAGTTTCGTTTTGTTCGGTTTTCTCGGCCAGTTGTTCAGGATTAGGTGAAGTGTCACGGATCTCTATAGTCGTTTCATCACCGTCTATATCCTCGCGAGTCAACGACATGGTATTTTTATTTTTCTTATTCTTTCTAAGATAATCAATGCACATATTTGACGTTACGCGGAATATGTAAGTTGAAAGTGAACTTTCGCCTTTAAAAGATGGGATTGCTTTATAAAGCTTTAAAAAAACTTCTTGCGAAATGTCCATTGCATCATCGGCATTTTTGCACATATGCAGCGCCGTATTATATACTTTCCGTTCATACATTGACACAATTACAGAAAAAGCGTCGGCATCTCCCATTTTTACCCGTTCGAGCGCCGCCGCTTCAATATCATTCACCTAACACCCCTCCATTTCTGCCCTTATGACTTCATCGGCAATTTCTAAAATTTCAGTAAGTGTAGTCATTCGGTTAATCCTGTCCCTTAATGATGCGCTTCCCCTGACTCCTTTTAAATACCATGCCATATGTTTTCGCGCTTCCTGAACGCCAATGTGTTCACCTTTAAGCCCCACCAACATCGACATATGTTTCTTTGCAGTATTCATTCGTTCTGCAACAGTCGGCGGGACATAGGTTTCGTTTTTCAACGCTGCATATACTTCTCTGAAAATAAAAGGATTTCCAAGCGACCCTCGGCCTATCATTATACCGTCACAACCGGTAACCTTTTGCATATTGATTACATCTTCAGCGGAAAAAATATCGCCGTTTCCGATAACAGGAATTTTCACGGTTTCTTTGACCTGTTTTATTATTTCAAGATTAACAGATGGAGCATAATACTGTTCTCTGGATTTGCCGTGAACGGAAACTGCGCAAGCCCCTGCGGCTTCCGCAGCTTGTGCGCAAACCGGAGCATTTAAATCATTTCTATAAAAACCCGCTCTTATTTTAACGCTAACAGGAATCTCAACAGCATTACATACAGCTTTTACAATTTCATAAATAAGCTCTGGGCTTTTCATCAATGAACTGCCATCTCCGTTGTTCACAATCTTTGGAACTGGACAGCCCATATTTATGTCAATAAAGTCCGGTTTTTCCTTCTCTTCCGCCACTTTAGCCGCGTATGCCATGATCTCCGGATCACTTCCAAAAATCTGAATCCCGCAAGGCCTGTCCTCTTTTGAAAGCTGCATTAGACGGGAGGTCTTGCTGTCTTTATAATAAAGCGCTTTAGACGAAACCATTTCGCTAACTGTGATACCAGCGCCGAACTCACGGCAAATCATGCGAAATGATAGATCGCTTACCCCTGCCATCGGCGCAAGCACCAAAGGATTTTCTTTTAAAAATGTTTTATATTGCATTTGCGATTTCCTTTAAATATAGTGGATTCAGTATAACACAAAATAAAAAATAATGCCATTGAGCTTATGGCATTATTTTTACAATTTATAGTATTAAAGGAGGGATGTCGCAACAATAAAACAGGCGACGGCAGATAATATCAATATCACGGCAATAGCCAACAGCCATCTGTGTTTAGTTGACGGCCTGCCGGCATACCTTTTTATATAACTGTTTACGATTTTTCGTGCCTCTTCAGCCATATCGCTGCTTGTCATACCGCTTAAATCCGCGTTTTTGCTGACTATAAATATTGCTTCCTCAAAATATGGGCTTCCAATATCCTTAATGTGTATAGCCTGCCGATTAATGCCTCGTGTCATACAAATCCTCCATGCTAAAAGCTTGTTCATGAGTATTTTTGACAGCGTGGCAGTAAAATATACCGGTTTCTTTATTTCTTGTTAATTTTGATTTCCACAACCGTCATATCGTCGCTTTTTGTACCAATATGCCTTCTCCCGGCTTCCAGCATAATATG belongs to Bacillota bacterium and includes:
- a CDS encoding zf-HC2 domain-containing protein, which translates into the protein MTCEQYEEKINMLIDDELQDDEKEELLKHLESCGECKENYEMLLKMKNAFADAEIAAPETLHNDIMQKVNAAAIRKKRHKRPLPFAFIAAAAAVIIITLTNGDIEKLFNNKTLTPDMSNYSSQSNTTNQPSYNTNDTTASSPKPDNPGKPDSTVTNPEKAEVKDSTKKATSTKSAASAKPKTSAKESKIAEPENKSSSEHVNAGTNATEIQPQVETKSAENERQNGNVPDVTKNNSYQESDDKTESAAAEEAANGVENIEAYGVAAPTASADCQTALTAAPSLKSASSAYNYGKQGFAKILKNPSGDVFKGLHEQTVLYESDTESVFQVSTGYLKQLEQAGALLTDMEYADLDNSLSYGIIVVKK
- the dusB gene encoding tRNA dihydrouridine synthase DusB, which codes for MQYKTFLKENPLVLAPMAGVSDLSFRMICREFGAGITVSEMVSSKALYYKDSKTSRLMQLSKEDRPCGIQIFGSDPEIMAYAAKVAEEKEKPDFIDINMGCPVPKIVNNGDGSSLMKSPELIYEIVKAVCNAVEIPVSVKIRAGFYRNDLNAPVCAQAAEAAGACAVSVHGKSREQYYAPSVNLEIIKQVKETVKIPVIGNGDIFSAEDVINMQKVTGCDGIMIGRGSLGNPFIFREVYAALKNETYVPPTVAERMNTAKKHMSMLVGLKGEHIGVQEARKHMAWYLKGVRGSASLRDRINRMTTLTEILEIADEVIRAEMEGC
- a CDS encoding sigma-70 family RNA polymerase sigma factor, with the protein product MNDIEAAALERVKMGDADAFSVIVSMYERKVYNTALHMCKNADDAMDISQEVFLKLYKAIPSFKGESSLSTYIFRVTSNMCIDYLRKNKKNKNTMSLTREDIDGDETTIEIRDTSPNPEQLAEKTEQNETLRRCIDKLPDIYREIIILREFDGLSYKEISQVTGIEEGTVKSRLLRARDNLKKLLIASGNFFDKTQSKYIDNKKEVFHNDL